One window of Halonatronomonas betaini genomic DNA carries:
- the obgE gene encoding GTPase ObgE, producing MFIDNIEIKVKAGRGGNGAVSFRREKYEPQGGPNGGDGGDGGDVILKVDKGLNTLSHLRYNNIYKAKDGKRGQEKGKTGKEGKDLILNVPPGTIVYDSTGKELIDLTEPESEFVIARGGQGGRGNARFKSSTRQAPKFAEEGQPGEEKNIRLELKLIADVGLVGFPNVGKSTIISKISAARPKIAGYHFTTITPNLGVVEYDQYSSYVVADVPGLIEGAHQGEGLGDEFLRHLERTKILAHVLDASGLEGRDPKDDFKKISNELRSFSKKLSRLPQIVVLNKVDLFNDRQEVAELMKYFQDGGYEVYPVSAITGEGIKVLKKELGRLINEYELPEETIDSKEDDMVVITPDFEDEEPELIVNKIRDKYYEVKGKLVERLVSRTDMSNDAAVRRMLHILRKEGLYEILADKNIPSGATVRVGGLEFDYIL from the coding sequence ATGTTTATAGATAATATAGAAATTAAAGTAAAAGCTGGTCGAGGAGGAAATGGAGCAGTTAGTTTTCGCCGTGAAAAATATGAACCTCAAGGAGGCCCTAATGGCGGTGACGGAGGCGATGGCGGCGATGTTATATTAAAAGTCGATAAAGGCTTGAATACTTTAAGCCATTTAAGATATAACAATATATATAAAGCTAAAGATGGTAAAAGAGGCCAGGAAAAAGGCAAAACTGGAAAAGAAGGTAAAGATTTAATTTTAAATGTTCCTCCTGGAACTATAGTTTATGATTCTACCGGAAAAGAACTTATAGATTTAACTGAACCAGAATCAGAATTTGTTATTGCCAGAGGAGGTCAGGGTGGCCGTGGAAATGCTAGATTTAAAAGTTCAACAAGACAGGCCCCTAAATTTGCTGAAGAGGGTCAACCTGGAGAAGAAAAAAATATTAGACTGGAACTTAAGCTTATAGCTGATGTTGGCCTTGTTGGTTTTCCTAATGTTGGCAAGTCTACAATTATATCAAAGATATCAGCTGCCAGACCAAAGATTGCAGGCTATCACTTTACAACGATCACTCCAAACCTTGGAGTTGTAGAATATGATCAGTATTCTTCCTATGTAGTAGCAGATGTTCCTGGCTTAATTGAAGGAGCACATCAAGGTGAAGGTCTTGGGGATGAATTTTTACGTCATTTAGAAAGAACAAAAATCCTAGCCCATGTTCTAGATGCTTCAGGACTTGAAGGACGAGATCCAAAAGATGATTTTAAAAAAATAAGTAATGAATTAAGAAGTTTTAGCAAAAAGTTATCAAGACTTCCCCAAATTGTGGTTTTAAATAAAGTCGATCTCTTTAACGATCGACAGGAAGTTGCTGAATTAATGAAGTATTTTCAGGACGGAGGCTATGAAGTTTATCCTGTTTCAGCAATTACTGGAGAGGGAATAAAAGTTTTGAAAAAAGAATTAGGTAGATTAATTAATGAATATGAACTGCCTGAAGAAACCATTGATTCAAAAGAAGATGATATGGTTGTTATTACTCCTGACTTTGAAGATGAAGAACCTGAATTAATTGTAAATAAGATCAGGGATAAATATTATGAAGTTAAGGGTAAATTAGTTGAAAGACTTGTAAGTAGAACTGATATGAGTAATGATGCAGCCGTTAGAAGAATGCTTCATATATTAAGAAAAGAAGGTTTGTATGAAATTTTAGCTGATAAAAACATTCCTTCTGGAGCCACAGTTAGAGTTGGGGGACTTGAGTTTGATTATATACTATAA
- a CDS encoding YhbY family RNA-binding protein gives MELTGKDRSYLRAEGHGMDPLLQIGKDGLSESTIEKTEELLTDHELIKIRVLDNNQLSARESAHKLADETDSSVVQVIGHVALLYRENPEISGYNIPQ, from the coding sequence ATGGAATTAACAGGCAAAGATAGAAGTTATTTGAGAGCAGAAGGCCATGGCATGGACCCACTTTTACAGATTGGAAAAGATGGTCTTTCAGAGTCAACTATTGAAAAGACTGAAGAACTTTTGACAGATCATGAATTAATTAAAATAAGAGTTCTTGATAATAATCAATTATCAGCCAGGGAATCAGCCCATAAATTAGCAGATGAAACAGATTCCAGTGTAGTTCAGGTAATTGGTCATGTAGCTTTACTTTATAGAGAAAATCCCGAAATATCTGGATATAATATACCTCAATAA
- a CDS encoding DegV family protein produces MNKIKIVTDSCSDLPDHIIKKYDIRMLPTPVHIGDESFLDRETLSTDEFYQKLEDGAMPSTSQISPGKYEQVFREELKKDNQVLALCFSGELSGIFQSAALAKKNIGSDDIKVVDTRSASIGFGMTVLRVAKAIKEGKTLSELIEIAVDSAAYMEHIFAVGSIEMLKRGGRISGGKAMIANVLNIKPILHFEDGEILPYSKVRGKKKMMQFLIDEMKEAGERPDKEMIGINHSASPELAEKIKSKIENKFGTEEFLIGEIGAAIGSHAGPGTVSVFFRGKEKIAEPVVI; encoded by the coding sequence ATGAATAAAATTAAAATAGTCACAGATAGTTGTTCAGATCTCCCGGATCATATAATTAAAAAATATGACATAAGGATGCTACCGACTCCAGTTCATATAGGTGATGAAAGTTTTCTTGATAGAGAAACTTTAAGTACAGATGAATTTTATCAAAAATTAGAAGATGGTGCTATGCCATCTACTTCTCAGATTTCACCAGGTAAATATGAGCAGGTATTTAGAGAAGAATTAAAAAAAGACAATCAGGTTTTGGCTCTCTGTTTTTCAGGAGAATTAAGTGGTATTTTTCAATCTGCCGCTTTAGCTAAAAAGAATATTGGAAGTGATGATATTAAAGTGGTAGATACCCGCAGTGCATCGATAGGGTTTGGAATGACAGTATTAAGAGTTGCAAAAGCTATTAAAGAGGGTAAAACACTCTCTGAGTTAATAGAGATAGCTGTTGATAGTGCTGCTTATATGGAACATATCTTTGCAGTTGGTTCTATCGAAATGTTAAAGCGAGGAGGGCGTATTTCAGGAGGAAAGGCTATGATAGCTAACGTCCTTAATATTAAACCAATACTCCACTTTGAAGACGGTGAGATATTACCATATTCAAAAGTAAGGGGAAAAAAGAAGATGATGCAATTTTTAATAGATGAAATGAAGGAAGCCGGAGAAAGACCTGACAAAGAAATGATTGGGATAAATCATTCAGCCAGCCCGGAGCTTGCTGAGAAAATTAAGTCAAAAATAGAAAATAAATTTGGTACAGAAGAATTTTTAATTGGAGAAATTGGAGCAGCAATTGGTTCTCATGCTGGCCCAGGCACTGTTTCAGTTTTCTTTAGAGGCAAAGAAAAAATTGCTGAGCCAGTAGTTATTTAA
- a CDS encoding MATE family efflux transporter produces the protein MTQLDNNQHLILNGNITKAIMILAGPIMMNNVVQSTYDITDTYFVSQLGSIPMAAMTLVWPVVFFFLAIGMGMNIAGTSLIAQYIGNGRKDEAKRTAGELISISIILSLGLGIPAALASHRIVSLMGAEGEVLTNGVAFLRIMLFGMPSLFLFLAYAAILQGQGDTMTPMKLKLTSLILNIILDPLLIFGLNFGIAGAAIATVFSRGIFAAYGLKTLFNAQDDKLVLSFKDLIPSDRIISLFKVGLPNCIGQSMAAFGFMFLNMFIIAYGNETIAAFGIGNRISSFVLMPAMGIGTALATIVGQNLGADQIERARSAIKRSAFLSTVIMGGAGLLFYNFIPNLTGFFTEDITVFNQTVDYLQLIILTLPLMGFFQVFIGTYQGSGHTIYSMIMMVGRLWALRIPLILFFREFTNFGPTGVWYSMILSNFIITLVGLGIYHSRVWESKVISSEARDLKSKNVYQN, from the coding sequence TTGACTCAACTTGATAATAATCAACACTTAATCCTAAATGGAAACATAACAAAAGCAATCATGATTCTTGCTGGGCCTATAATGATGAACAATGTTGTCCAGTCTACTTATGATATTACAGATACTTACTTTGTCAGTCAACTTGGCTCAATACCAATGGCAGCTATGACTTTAGTCTGGCCAGTGGTTTTCTTCTTTTTAGCCATTGGAATGGGTATGAATATAGCTGGAACTTCTTTAATAGCTCAGTATATTGGCAATGGCCGAAAAGATGAAGCTAAAAGGACAGCTGGAGAACTGATTTCTATCTCAATTATTCTTTCATTAGGTTTAGGTATCCCTGCTGCTTTAGCCAGTCATAGAATTGTCAGTCTAATGGGAGCAGAGGGCGAAGTCCTGACAAATGGAGTAGCCTTTTTAAGGATTATGCTATTTGGAATGCCAAGCCTCTTTTTATTTTTAGCCTATGCTGCCATATTACAGGGCCAGGGCGATACGATGACACCAATGAAATTAAAATTAACATCTTTAATCTTAAATATTATTTTAGACCCTTTACTAATCTTTGGTTTAAATTTTGGAATAGCAGGGGCTGCTATTGCCACAGTATTTTCTCGAGGAATCTTTGCAGCCTACGGTCTTAAAACATTATTTAATGCTCAAGATGATAAACTAGTGCTTAGTTTTAAAGATTTAATACCAAGTGATCGGATTATAAGTCTCTTTAAAGTTGGTTTACCTAATTGTATTGGACAATCAATGGCTGCTTTCGGTTTTATGTTTTTAAATATGTTTATTATTGCCTATGGCAATGAAACTATAGCTGCTTTTGGAATCGGTAATAGAATCTCATCTTTTGTTTTAATGCCAGCTATGGGTATTGGAACAGCCCTGGCAACAATAGTTGGTCAAAACCTGGGTGCTGATCAAATAGAAAGAGCAAGATCTGCTATAAAAAGAAGCGCTTTCTTATCAACAGTAATAATGGGCGGTGCTGGCTTATTATTTTATAATTTTATTCCTAATTTAACAGGCTTTTTTACTGAAGATATAACTGTATTTAATCAAACAGTGGATTATCTCCAATTAATAATTCTAACACTTCCTTTAATGGGCTTCTTTCAGGTATTTATCGGTACATATCAGGGTTCAGGCCATACTATTTATTCAATGATAATGATGGTAGGCCGGTTATGGGCTTTAAGAATACCTTTGATTTTATTCTTCAGAGAATTTACAAACTTTGGGCCTACCGGTGTCTGGTATTCTATGATATTAAGCAATTTTATTATCACTTTAGTTGGGCTGGGAATTTACCATTCTAGAGTCTGGGAATCAAAGGTCATTTCCAGCGAAGCCAGAGATCTTAAAAGTAAAAATGTTTATCAAAATTAA
- the abc-f gene encoding ribosomal protection-like ABC-F family protein, producing the protein MLIFELKSIEKSFGIEEVITDFSLSLQKEERIGLIGRNGTGKTTIFKILAGLEEPDSGEININNDIEIGLLSQQPDLNQNNTIFKECLTVFAEEIRLQKRLSNLEEKISSSDSKTETNNLLKEYSKIQEKFEQSAGYSYESKIKQVAIGLGFKHEELDKTIEMLSGGEKTRVGLVKLLLEEPDLLLLDEPTNHLDIESVEWLEEYLNNYPGSVIIISHDRYFLDRTISRIVEIEFGENEDYPGNYSFYLEEKERRYGIRLKKYQEQQKKIKKIKEQIEQYRVFGNAGAGDNEKFHRQAKSLENKLEKMELIPKPRKKDNISLNLQPSTRSGDEVLKIENLEFSFPGEKLLDGVDLELFRGEKTALIGPNGSGKTTLLKMILSDLEPDSGRVKIGHGVEIGYYAQQKPVFNPDDTMLHALQMKTGLKTGEARDLLAKFLFKGEDVYKKVGALSGGEISRLRLLQLMHGKANFLILDEPTNHLDLDSREILEASLKDYQGTVLVVSHDRYFLNKVVDKIYEIKNKEMIKFLGDYDYYLRKRDDLYNNQDINTEEIESEKIGKDEKFYYEQKARQRAKRKRERKINQLESKIEELENKKEEIESEMISASYNSNIEKLNNLEQKKKELDNELNQLYSQWEEVI; encoded by the coding sequence ATGTTGATTTTTGAATTAAAATCTATAGAAAAATCATTTGGAATCGAGGAGGTAATAACAGATTTTAGTCTATCCCTTCAAAAAGAAGAGAGAATCGGCTTAATTGGAAGAAATGGAACTGGTAAGACCACTATCTTTAAAATATTAGCTGGCCTGGAAGAACCAGATTCAGGTGAAATAAATATTAATAATGATATCGAAATTGGATTACTAAGTCAGCAACCAGATTTAAATCAAAATAATACAATTTTTAAAGAATGTCTAACTGTATTTGCTGAAGAAATTAGATTACAGAAAAGACTCAGCAATCTAGAAGAAAAAATCTCCTCTTCAGACTCAAAAACAGAAACAAACAATTTATTAAAAGAGTATAGTAAGATTCAGGAAAAATTTGAACAATCAGCTGGTTATAGTTATGAGAGTAAAATAAAGCAGGTAGCGATTGGTCTTGGTTTCAAACATGAAGAATTAGATAAAACAATAGAAATGTTAAGTGGTGGTGAAAAGACAAGAGTTGGCCTCGTTAAATTATTACTAGAAGAACCAGATTTATTATTACTTGATGAGCCTACAAACCATCTTGATATTGAATCAGTTGAATGGCTTGAAGAATATTTAAATAATTATCCAGGCTCAGTTATTATAATTTCCCATGATAGATATTTTTTAGATAGAACTATAAGCAGGATTGTTGAAATTGAATTTGGAGAGAATGAGGATTATCCAGGAAATTATTCATTTTATTTAGAGGAAAAGGAACGTAGATATGGAATCCGTCTTAAAAAGTATCAGGAACAGCAAAAAAAGATTAAGAAAATTAAAGAACAGATTGAGCAATATAGAGTTTTCGGTAATGCTGGAGCCGGGGACAATGAAAAATTTCATCGACAGGCAAAAAGTTTAGAAAATAAACTTGAAAAGATGGAACTAATTCCCAAGCCCCGTAAAAAAGATAATATATCACTAAATTTACAGCCATCAACTAGAAGTGGAGATGAAGTTTTAAAAATTGAAAACCTGGAGTTTAGTTTTCCAGGAGAAAAGCTTTTAGATGGAGTGGATTTAGAACTTTTTAGGGGAGAAAAAACTGCTTTAATTGGGCCCAATGGGTCTGGTAAGACTACTCTTTTAAAGATGATTTTATCAGATTTAGAGCCTGATTCTGGAAGAGTAAAAATTGGACATGGAGTAGAAATAGGTTATTATGCCCAGCAGAAGCCAGTATTTAACCCTGATGATACAATGTTACATGCATTGCAAATGAAGACCGGTCTTAAAACCGGTGAAGCCAGAGATTTGTTAGCTAAATTTTTGTTTAAAGGTGAAGATGTATATAAAAAAGTTGGAGCATTAAGTGGTGGGGAAATTTCTAGATTGCGTCTTCTACAATTAATGCACGGTAAAGCCAATTTTTTAATATTAGATGAACCAACCAACCATCTTGATCTTGATTCACGGGAGATACTTGAAGCATCATTAAAGGACTATCAGGGAACAGTTCTTGTAGTTTCCCATGATCGTTATTTTTTAAATAAAGTTGTTGATAAAATTTATGAAATTAAAAACAAAGAAATGATTAAGTTTCTTGGTGATTATGATTATTATCTCAGAAAAAGAGATGACCTCTATAATAATCAAGATATTAATACTGAAGAGATTGAAAGTGAAAAGATTGGAAAAGATGAAAAATTTTATTATGAACAAAAAGCAAGACAGAGGGCTAAAAGAAAAAGAGAGAGAAAGATTAACCAGCTCGAAAGTAAAATTGAAGAACTTGAAAATAAAAAAGAAGAAATTGAATCAGAAATGATTTCAGCCAGTTATAATAGTAATATTGAAAAATTAAATAATCTCGAGCAGAAAAAGAAAGAGTTAGATAATGAACTCAATCAGCTGTATTCTCAGTGGGAAGAGGTTATTTAA
- a CDS encoding secondary thiamine-phosphate synthase enzyme YjbQ, with amino-acid sequence MKSIRKYLYFNTDNRMELINITGQVRSILKESGIKDGLCLVNAMHITASVFINDDESGLHQDYIEWLEELAPHEPVSQYAHNGFEDNADAHLKRQIMGREVVVAVTDGKLDFGPWEQIFYGEFDGQREKRVLVKIIGE; translated from the coding sequence TTGAAATCAATCAGAAAATATCTATACTTCAACACCGATAACAGAATGGAACTGATCAATATTACCGGTCAGGTGAGATCAATCTTGAAAGAAAGCGGAATTAAGGATGGCTTATGTCTTGTCAATGCTATGCATATAACAGCAAGTGTCTTTATTAATGATGATGAAAGTGGTCTTCATCAGGACTATATCGAATGGCTGGAAGAACTTGCACCCCATGAACCAGTCTCACAGTATGCCCATAACGGCTTTGAGGATAACGCAGACGCCCATTTAAAGCGCCAAATCATGGGCAGGGAGGTAGTTGTTGCTGTAACCGATGGCAAGCTTGATTTTGGCCCCTGGGAGCAGATTTTCTATGGTGAGTTTGATGGACAGCGAGAAAAAAGGGTCCTTGTAAAGATTATTGGTGAATAA
- the dcd gene encoding dCTP deaminase encodes MILSGREIKRKIDDEIIIDPFSEDQVNPNSYNLKLHNQLLVYKDEVLDLKEENSTETITIPQDGLILEPGKLYLGRTVEYTSTDKYVPMLEGRSSIGRLGLFVHITAGFGDIGFSGFWTLEIFCIQPVKIYPDIEICQIYYHTIEGDYDKYSSGKYQNNQGIQKSLLFKDFK; translated from the coding sequence ATGATACTTTCAGGTAGAGAGATTAAACGGAAAATAGATGATGAGATAATTATCGATCCCTTTTCAGAAGACCAGGTCAATCCAAATAGTTACAATTTAAAACTCCATAATCAACTGCTTGTCTATAAAGACGAGGTTTTAGATTTAAAAGAAGAAAACTCAACAGAAACAATAACCATTCCTCAGGATGGTTTAATTCTGGAGCCTGGAAAACTTTATTTAGGCAGAACAGTAGAATATACAAGTACAGATAAATATGTGCCGATGCTGGAAGGCAGGTCTTCCATTGGCCGCCTCGGTCTATTTGTTCATATTACAGCAGGCTTTGGTGATATCGGCTTTAGTGGTTTCTGGACTCTGGAGATCTTTTGCATTCAGCCAGTTAAAATCTATCCAGATATAGAGATCTGCCAGATTTATTATCATACGATCGAGGGCGATTATGATAAATACTCAAGTGGGAAATATCAGAACAATCAGGGAATCCAGAAAAGCCTGCTCTTTAAAGATTTTAAGTAA
- a CDS encoding PIN-like domain-containing protein: MKEEFSEFYYPTESELNKIWQEGIFIFDTNILLSLYNLSQETSQEILNIFEKLKERIWLPYNVLYEYHQNRLNVIMSVYKQTENLKSDLIKGFTNYIQSKLVDNRDQYNPVLNWDEIEDMILKMKSEFSDNIKAQVERLPDRFRDDDIRSSYSEIFQGRIGKKLTEKELEEIYQEGEIRYEKGISPGYKDKNKNSKLDYNFDDNRKYGDLIIWKQILKKAETTEKPIIFITDETNGDWWQQAGGLNFGPTYFMKKEMEERKTLFHMYSSLDFFRGLENHLDIKLAEGQLDEIKQNAVSELDLDELKGELDIKAEKFTEDELELFKSKITDRLNKLQRKKNYRLNSISSMQAEIDELESTLDIITSLSSN; the protein is encoded by the coding sequence ATGAAGGAAGAATTTTCTGAGTTTTATTATCCGACTGAATCAGAGCTTAATAAAATCTGGCAGGAAGGTATATTTATCTTTGATACCAATATATTATTGAGTTTATACAATTTAAGCCAGGAAACCAGCCAGGAGATACTCAATATTTTTGAAAAATTAAAGGAGAGGATCTGGCTTCCCTATAATGTCCTCTATGAATATCATCAGAATAGATTAAATGTAATTATGTCAGTTTATAAACAAACAGAAAATCTAAAAAGCGATCTAATCAAAGGTTTCACCAATTATATTCAATCGAAGCTAGTTGATAATAGAGATCAGTATAACCCAGTTCTAAATTGGGATGAGATAGAAGACATGATCCTAAAGATGAAATCAGAATTCAGTGATAACATTAAGGCCCAGGTAGAAAGGCTTCCAGATAGATTCAGAGATGATGATATACGCTCCAGCTATTCAGAAATATTTCAAGGTAGAATCGGAAAGAAACTTACAGAGAAAGAATTAGAAGAAATTTACCAGGAGGGGGAGATCAGATATGAAAAGGGAATTTCCCCTGGTTATAAGGATAAAAATAAAAACAGCAAATTAGATTATAATTTTGATGATAATAGAAAATATGGCGATCTCATTATCTGGAAACAGATTCTTAAAAAAGCAGAAACAACTGAGAAGCCAATTATATTTATAACAGATGAAACAAATGGAGATTGGTGGCAGCAGGCAGGTGGCCTTAATTTTGGACCAACCTATTTTATGAAAAAGGAGATGGAAGAAAGAAAAACTCTCTTCCATATGTATAGCTCCCTTGATTTCTTTAGAGGTTTAGAAAATCATCTGGATATAAAATTAGCAGAGGGGCAGCTCGATGAGATTAAGCAAAATGCAGTCTCCGAGCTTGATTTAGATGAATTAAAAGGAGAACTGGATATTAAAGCAGAAAAGTTTACTGAAGATGAACTGGAACTATTTAAATCAAAAATAACTGACCGGCTCAATAAACTGCAAAGAAAAAAGAATTACAGACTCAACTCCATCTCCTCAATGCAGGCTGAAATAGATGAGTTAGAAAGCACATTAGATATTATAACCAGCCTTTCAAGTAATTAA
- a CDS encoding SulP family inorganic anion transporter, with protein sequence MNFYFKEKIKSNLLRGLPESKADLKADFISGLSVTALVLPQTMAYSLIAGLPPVYGLYSAIIGMITASILTSSKYLIVGPANITSLAIASVLSGIPEENYLQAVLLFTFMVGIMQMLTGLLKLGELVKYISRSVINGLLTGVGLLIISGQLGYFFGFKHPSGSNIFMEFYYFIININEINIHAIIISSLSLILIIFIKRYKADIAYLIPMTISVILVYFLGWESNLEVAGAFPPGVPTFNLFEFESSFMLNYWSAALSTALLGLMYTLSTIKALKLKTGQDIDFNQAFLNQGFVNIACSFYGGFMTSGSMTKSFANLQAGARSKLSQLISAISILPVLIFFRSLGTYIPIPALGSIVIVVAAGMIDFDEIKNSFQNKFDGIIFTITFITTIFAPRIDYAIYFGIGISLILVLKNSSGLNYSYLTYQSQSDEFISNNTCSTLNKEYILINLSGNITFNSINRLKKEFNNHESLKQKFIIRMQDVENIDLSFIKELEYFINKVQRNNGKVIFAGLNENIANTLKDYGLDSLIGKENIYLSKDKLFASTKMAIKQATRISLSKSNS encoded by the coding sequence ATGAATTTTTATTTTAAAGAAAAAATAAAGTCTAATTTATTGAGGGGTCTTCCAGAATCGAAAGCCGATTTAAAGGCAGATTTTATATCAGGTTTATCGGTAACTGCATTGGTCTTACCCCAGACAATGGCATATTCTTTAATTGCCGGTCTCCCACCTGTCTATGGTTTATATTCTGCCATTATTGGGATGATTACTGCATCAATTCTTACATCCTCGAAATATTTGATTGTTGGGCCTGCTAATATAACTTCCCTGGCTATTGCCAGTGTCCTCTCAGGTATACCAGAGGAAAATTATCTCCAGGCAGTATTATTATTTACTTTTATGGTTGGCATCATGCAGATGCTAACAGGTCTTTTAAAATTAGGTGAGTTGGTTAAATATATTTCTAGATCAGTAATTAATGGACTGTTAACAGGAGTCGGCCTCCTGATTATAAGCGGACAATTAGGTTATTTTTTCGGTTTTAAGCACCCATCTGGTTCAAATATATTTATGGAATTCTATTATTTTATAATTAATATAAATGAGATTAATATCCATGCCATTATAATTTCCAGCCTCAGTTTAATTCTTATAATTTTTATCAAAAGATATAAAGCCGATATAGCTTATCTCATACCTATGACTATTTCAGTTATTCTTGTTTATTTTCTAGGCTGGGAGAGTAATTTAGAGGTGGCTGGAGCATTTCCACCTGGAGTACCAACTTTTAACCTATTTGAATTTGAAAGCAGTTTTATGCTTAATTACTGGTCAGCAGCTTTATCTACGGCGCTGTTAGGTTTGATGTATACCTTAAGTACGATTAAGGCATTAAAGTTAAAAACAGGCCAGGATATAGATTTTAATCAAGCATTTTTAAATCAGGGTTTTGTTAATATAGCCTGCTCTTTTTATGGAGGTTTTATGACCTCTGGCTCAATGACAAAAAGTTTTGCCAATCTCCAGGCCGGGGCCAGGAGTAAATTATCTCAACTTATTTCGGCTATAAGTATATTACCAGTCTTGATATTTTTCCGATCCCTTGGAACCTATATCCCAATACCGGCTCTAGGAAGTATTGTAATAGTAGTTGCAGCTGGAATGATTGATTTTGATGAAATAAAAAATAGCTTTCAGAATAAATTTGATGGCATTATCTTTACAATTACTTTTATTACAACAATTTTTGCGCCAAGAATCGACTATGCAATTTATTTTGGAATTGGAATTTCATTAATTTTAGTTTTAAAGAATTCAAGCGGTTTAAATTATTCATATTTAACTTATCAAAGTCAAAGTGATGAATTTATAAGCAATAATACCTGTTCAACTTTAAATAAAGAATATATATTAATTAATCTTTCAGGTAATATTACTTTTAATTCTATTAATCGCTTAAAAAAAGAATTCAATAACCATGAAAGTTTAAAACAAAAATTTATTATTAGAATGCAGGATGTAGAAAATATTGACCTATCTTTTATCAAAGAGTTAGAGTATTTTATAAATAAAGTTCAAAGAAATAACGGAAAGGTAATATTTGCAGGCTTAAATGAAAATATTGCAAATACCTTAAAAGATTATGGTCTGGACAGTCTAATAGGTAAAGAGAATATTTATTTATCTAAAGATAAATTGTTTGCCTCAACTAAAATGGCTATTAAGCAGGCTACAAGAATTTCTTTATCAAAATCTAATAGTTAA
- a CDS encoding outer membrane lipoprotein-sorting protein: protein MNKKLLIIVLTVILILVSGLFNQDILADELTGEEIMELVDDNQFLASARVVSEMTIIDGDRESVKEMKSYIRSDGEITDALTEFHNPRDRGTRYLMQDDELWMYFPDAEDLVRISGHMLEEGMMGSDFSYQDLLESEQLTKLYEFEKVDRETINEREAYLISATAKEDEEPAYYQRKLWVDVERFVILHEEMYSRDERLLKEMIIKEVTEIDDDRWLPTKMVMEDKLLEDTETIYEIDEIELDYDIPDGKLTLDELQ from the coding sequence ATGAACAAAAAACTATTAATAATTGTATTAACAGTAATATTGATTTTAGTCTCTGGATTATTTAACCAAGATATTTTGGCTGATGAACTGACAGGAGAAGAAATTATGGAATTAGTTGATGATAATCAATTTTTAGCCTCAGCTAGAGTCGTTTCAGAAATGACGATTATAGATGGTGATCGAGAAAGTGTAAAAGAGATGAAATCATATATAAGAAGTGATGGAGAAATAACTGATGCATTAACTGAATTTCATAATCCTAGAGACCGTGGAACCAGGTATCTCATGCAGGATGATGAGCTCTGGATGTATTTCCCTGATGCTGAAGACTTAGTCAGGATCTCAGGCCATATGCTCGAAGAGGGAATGATGGGGAGTGATTTTTCCTATCAGGATTTACTGGAATCAGAACAGTTAACTAAATTATATGAGTTTGAAAAAGTTGATAGAGAAACGATAAATGAAAGAGAGGCATATTTAATATCTGCAACTGCTAAAGAAGATGAAGAGCCAGCTTATTATCAGCGGAAACTCTGGGTTGATGTTGAAAGATTTGTAATCCTTCATGAAGAGATGTATTCCAGAGATGAACGCCTGCTTAAAGAGATGATTATAAAAGAAGTTACTGAAATTGATGATGATCGCTGGCTTCCAACTAAAATGGTAATGGAAGATAAACTGCTTGAAGATACTGAGACTATCTATGAGATAGATGAGATAGAACTAGATTATGATATCCCGGATGGAAAACTAACCCTGGATGAGCTGCAGTAA